From a region of the Halorubrum sp. BV1 genome:
- the mutL gene encoding DNA mismatch repair endonuclease MutL produces the protein MTGEDVDADSDASAVRRLDPATVDRIAAGEVVTRPARVVGELIDNALDADASRVEIAVAGDGTDRIRVADDGRGMGRPDARRAIERHATSKLAPDGEVVGVDSLGFRGEALAAIADASRLELVTSDGGAVGTRIVADGTDRSGTDTGSDDPTPTVSDAGRARGTTVVVEDLFATRPARRESLAGAAAEFARISSLVADYAIANPAVAFTLDHDGSRTLSTPGSGITDALLGVYDRETASRSTEIDARAALGSGGGDGSGSIEISGVLAYPSITRTSRDHVRISVNGRPVCNDRLAAAVRAGYGRLLSADREPVAAVDVTVPPARVDPNVHPAKREVGLRDADRVADAIETTVADALTGADLRRRDDVDTGIESALEPVGDDGGDRPAAFADAEPIGPFRDLYLLVEAGDELLVVDGHAAHERVNYERLARAFDGESVPTASLDPPATLSLSADEAAAAATHADALDALGFETEPFGGDTVRLRSVPAPFGRTLDGDGFREALAALAAGERPRDAREVLLADLACHPSLKRGDIGSLRPDEQRALLTRLGECDRPYACPHGRPTVLAVDEATFAAAFDRDR, from the coding sequence ATGACGGGTGAGGACGTCGACGCCGACTCGGACGCGTCGGCGGTCCGCCGGCTCGATCCGGCCACAGTCGACCGCATCGCGGCCGGCGAGGTCGTCACTCGCCCGGCCCGCGTCGTCGGCGAGCTGATAGACAACGCGCTCGACGCCGACGCGTCCCGCGTCGAGATCGCGGTCGCGGGCGACGGAACCGACCGGATCCGAGTCGCTGACGACGGCCGCGGGATGGGTCGGCCGGACGCTCGGCGGGCGATCGAACGTCACGCGACGAGCAAGCTCGCGCCCGACGGCGAGGTCGTCGGCGTCGACTCGCTCGGCTTCCGGGGCGAGGCGCTGGCGGCGATCGCCGACGCCTCGCGGCTCGAACTCGTCACGAGCGACGGCGGTGCGGTCGGTACGCGGATCGTGGCCGACGGGACAGACCGCTCGGGGACGGACACGGGATCGGACGACCCGACTCCGACCGTCTCGGACGCCGGCCGCGCTCGGGGCACCACCGTCGTCGTCGAGGACCTGTTCGCGACTCGTCCCGCGCGCCGCGAGTCGCTCGCGGGAGCGGCCGCCGAGTTCGCGCGTATCTCCTCGCTCGTCGCCGACTACGCGATCGCGAATCCCGCGGTCGCATTCACGCTCGACCACGACGGCTCGCGGACCCTCTCGACGCCGGGATCAGGAATCACCGACGCGCTGCTCGGCGTGTACGACCGTGAGACCGCGAGCCGGTCGACCGAGATCGACGCGAGGGCCGCTCTCGGTTCCGGAGGTGGAGACGGCTCCGGCTCTATCGAGATTTCCGGCGTCCTCGCGTACCCCTCGATCACCCGCACCTCGCGCGACCACGTCCGGATCTCGGTGAACGGTCGCCCCGTCTGTAACGACCGCCTCGCGGCCGCGGTTCGCGCCGGATACGGGCGGCTCCTCTCGGCCGACCGCGAGCCCGTCGCCGCGGTCGACGTGACGGTCCCGCCCGCCCGCGTCGACCCGAACGTCCACCCAGCCAAGCGCGAGGTCGGGCTCCGCGACGCCGATCGGGTCGCCGACGCGATCGAGACGACCGTCGCCGACGCGCTCACCGGCGCGGACCTCCGACGGCGGGACGACGTCGACACGGGGATAGAATCCGCGCTGGAGCCGGTCGGGGACGACGGCGGTGACCGCCCGGCGGCGTTCGCCGATGCGGAACCGATCGGACCGTTCCGCGACCTGTACCTCCTCGTCGAGGCCGGCGACGAACTGCTCGTCGTCGACGGCCACGCCGCCCACGAGCGGGTGAACTACGAGCGGCTCGCTCGGGCCTTCGACGGAGAGTCCGTCCCGACGGCCTCGCTCGACCCGCCGGCGACGCTCTCGCTGTCGGCCGACGAGGCCGCGGCGGCGGCGACACACGCGGACGCGCTCGACGCGCTCGGCTTCGAGACGGAGCCGTTCGGCGGCGACACGGTCAGGCTGCGCTCCGTCCCCGCGCCGTTCGGCCGGACGCTCGACGGCGACGGGTTTCGCGAGGCACTCGCCGCGCTCGCTGCCGGCGAGCGACCCCGAGACGCCCGCGAGGTGCTGCTCGCGGATCTCGCGTGTCATCCGTCTCTGAAACGCGGCGATATCGGTTCGTTGCGCCCGGACGAACAGCGGGCGCTCCTGACCCGGCTCGGCGAGTGCGACCGGCCGTACGCGTGCCCGCACGGTCGGCCCACTGTTCTCGCTGTCGACGAAGCGACGTTCGCGGCGGCGTTCGATCGGGATCGGTGA
- the mutS gene encoding DNA mismatch repair protein MutS encodes MPTADRETVTGLPPGIAAARDELTPMLSQYADLCAAHEDALVLFQVGDFYEAFCEAAETVARVCEVTLTERSDSTGDYPMAGIPIDNAGPYLETLLDAGYRVALGDQVEDAEQASGLVDRAVTEVITPGTVVEADLLESGTTNYVAAVAGEVGEASAASSGDAASVGLAAVDVSTGECLVTAGDPETIAGELERIAPAELISGPDAPAFEPADADRGWTTHDHDPAIFEHRAATERLEPYLSAPGRRFDTDATLRAAGAVLAYAEYTQGDDGPLSYVTRIRRYDPRDRLRLDAAAQRSLELFENRGLGASDTLFDVLDETNCALGRRCLERWLRRPLVDADTIADRHDAVEELADRTLVREAVADALTSAYDLERLVGRVSRGRADARDLRSLHATLAVVPELKAVLAGAPADGDGLADGDAQPDGDASADEDAPAAVDASLDPDPLPRTEHLRDLRDRLDELAEIRELIDAAIAVDPPQEITEGGVIREGFDADLDDLRATEREGREWIANLEARERERTGIDSLSVGHTQVHGYYIEVTDANLDRVPDDYRRRQTLKNSERYVTPELKEREEEIVGAAERADAVEYELFVDVRERVASETERIQALADALAEVDALVSLAAVAVEGGYVRPEIVDDPDAGIAIEGGRHPVVERAEASFVPNDATLPRGSITLITGPNMSGKSTYMRSVALAVVLAQTGSFVPAQAAELPVFDRLFTRVGASDDIAGGQSTFMREMSELTEILHDAGPDSLVLLDEVGRGTATTDGRAIARAAVEFVHDELGATTLFATHYHELTDLADRRDRVRNLHFAATREDGDVTFLHRIVPGVSSSSYGVEVAELAGVPAPVVDRARSIVAGEDDGTRAADTPDATLGEFVSENAGDANADDANVPERDDANPDRSREPPNAGDESTDVAGESPGLVADLRDLDIARMTPVEALNALHDLQSRADDGERNDG; translated from the coding sequence ATGCCAACGGCGGACCGAGAGACGGTGACGGGGCTCCCGCCGGGGATCGCCGCGGCCCGCGACGAGTTGACCCCGATGCTCTCGCAGTACGCGGACCTGTGTGCCGCCCACGAGGACGCGCTCGTGTTGTTCCAAGTCGGCGACTTCTACGAGGCGTTCTGCGAGGCCGCAGAGACGGTCGCGCGGGTCTGTGAGGTAACGCTCACGGAACGCTCCGACTCGACCGGCGACTACCCGATGGCCGGGATCCCGATCGACAACGCCGGTCCCTACCTCGAAACGCTGCTCGACGCCGGCTACCGCGTCGCGCTCGGCGATCAGGTGGAAGACGCCGAACAGGCGTCCGGGCTCGTCGACCGCGCCGTCACAGAAGTGATAACGCCCGGCACGGTCGTCGAGGCCGACCTGTTGGAGTCCGGCACCACGAACTACGTCGCGGCGGTGGCCGGCGAGGTCGGGGAGGCGTCTGCCGCGTCGTCCGGCGACGCCGCGTCGGTCGGTCTCGCCGCCGTCGACGTCTCGACCGGCGAGTGTCTCGTCACCGCCGGCGACCCGGAGACGATAGCCGGGGAGTTGGAGCGGATCGCGCCGGCAGAACTCATTTCCGGTCCCGACGCGCCCGCGTTCGAGCCCGCAGACGCAGACCGGGGCTGGACGACGCACGACCACGACCCGGCGATCTTCGAGCACCGAGCCGCGACAGAGCGGCTGGAGCCGTACCTCTCGGCACCGGGTCGCCGGTTCGACACGGACGCGACGCTTCGCGCGGCGGGCGCGGTGCTCGCGTACGCCGAGTACACGCAGGGCGACGACGGGCCGCTCTCGTACGTCACCCGGATCCGGCGGTACGACCCGCGGGACCGGCTCCGGCTCGACGCCGCCGCCCAGCGCAGCCTCGAACTGTTCGAGAACCGCGGGCTGGGCGCGAGCGACACGCTGTTCGACGTCCTCGACGAGACGAACTGCGCGCTCGGTCGCCGCTGTCTGGAGCGCTGGCTCCGCAGACCGCTCGTCGACGCCGACACGATCGCCGACCGGCACGACGCCGTCGAGGAACTCGCAGACCGCACGCTGGTCCGGGAGGCCGTCGCCGACGCGCTCACCTCTGCGTACGACCTCGAACGGCTCGTCGGCCGCGTCTCTCGGGGCCGCGCCGACGCGCGCGACCTCCGGTCGCTGCACGCCACGCTCGCCGTCGTCCCGGAGCTGAAGGCGGTGCTCGCGGGCGCGCCCGCCGACGGCGACGGGCTCGCAGACGGAGATGCGCAGCCAGACGGCGATGCATCCGCGGACGAAGACGCGCCCGCCGCCGTCGACGCGTCCCTCGACCCCGATCCGCTTCCTCGGACAGAGCACCTCCGCGACCTCCGCGACCGGCTCGATGAACTCGCGGAGATCCGCGAGCTGATCGACGCGGCGATCGCCGTCGATCCCCCACAGGAGATCACCGAGGGCGGCGTGATACGCGAGGGGTTCGACGCCGACCTCGACGACCTGCGGGCGACCGAGCGCGAGGGGCGCGAGTGGATCGCGAACCTGGAGGCGCGCGAGCGCGAGCGGACCGGGATCGACTCGCTGTCGGTTGGACACACGCAGGTCCACGGCTACTACATCGAGGTGACGGACGCCAACCTCGACCGGGTTCCGGACGACTACCGGCGACGACAGACGCTGAAGAACAGCGAGCGGTACGTCACGCCGGAGCTGAAAGAGCGCGAGGAGGAGATCGTCGGTGCCGCGGAGCGCGCGGACGCCGTCGAGTACGAACTGTTCGTCGACGTCCGCGAGCGCGTCGCGAGCGAGACGGAGCGGATTCAGGCGCTCGCGGACGCGCTCGCCGAGGTCGACGCGCTCGTCTCGCTCGCGGCCGTCGCCGTCGAGGGCGGGTACGTTCGGCCCGAGATCGTCGACGACCCCGACGCGGGGATCGCGATCGAGGGCGGCAGGCATCCGGTCGTCGAGCGCGCCGAGGCGTCGTTCGTCCCGAACGACGCGACCCTCCCTCGGGGGTCAATCACCCTGATCACCGGGCCGAACATGAGCGGGAAATCGACGTACATGCGGTCCGTCGCGCTCGCGGTCGTGCTCGCGCAGACGGGCTCGTTCGTCCCCGCACAAGCGGCCGAACTGCCCGTGTTCGACCGGCTGTTCACCCGCGTGGGTGCCTCGGACGACATCGCCGGCGGCCAGTCGACGTTCATGCGCGAGATGAGCGAGCTAACGGAGATCCTCCACGATGCGGGGCCGGACTCGCTCGTCCTCTTGGACGAAGTGGGACGCGGCACCGCGACCACCGACGGCCGCGCCATCGCCCGCGCGGCCGTCGAGTTCGTCCACGACGAGCTCGGCGCGACGACGCTGTTTGCGACTCACTACCACGAACTCACCGACCTCGCGGACCGGCGCGACCGCGTCCGCAACCTCCACTTCGCCGCCACCCGCGAAGACGGGGACGTGACGTTCCTTCACCGGATCGTTCCCGGCGTCTCCTCGTCGTCGTACGGCGTCGAAGTCGCCGAACTCGCCGGCGTCCCCGCGCCGGTCGTCGACCGGGCCCGCTCGATCGTGGCCGGCGAAGACGACGGAACCCGGGCCGCAGACACGCCGGACGCGACTCTCGGCGAGTTCGTCTCGGAGAACGCCGGCGACGCGAACGCCGACGATGCGAACGTCCCGGAGCGGGATGACGCGAACCCAGACCGGTCCAGGGAGCCTCCGAACGCCGGGGACGAGAGCACGGACGTCGCCGGGGAGAGCCCGGGTCTCGTCGCCGACCTCCGCGATCTCGACATCGCGCGCATGACACCGGTCGAGGCGTTGAACGCCCTCCACGACCTCCAGTCTCGAGCCGACGACGGCGAACGCAATGACGGGTGA
- a CDS encoding J domain-containing protein translates to MQNRSIVVGMAATFIGLTALLVISGIVVSPVLLAVALPFGLVSYFLWYQASGRLRDRVRREAGRVGPRERERARQRARAAEHRRAAHQRSGATDGGFGRGRARRGAAGGRRGQGASGSDPRDRAPQTGGMSEREAYETLGLDRTADQETVRSTYRERAKRLHPDGEDGDEEAFKELNQAYEALKE, encoded by the coding sequence GTGCAGAACCGTTCGATCGTGGTCGGCATGGCCGCGACGTTCATCGGACTGACGGCCCTGCTCGTCATCTCCGGGATCGTCGTCTCGCCCGTCCTGCTGGCCGTTGCCCTCCCGTTCGGGCTCGTCTCGTACTTCCTTTGGTACCAGGCGAGCGGCCGGCTCCGCGACCGCGTCCGGCGCGAGGCCGGGCGCGTCGGCCCGAGAGAGCGCGAGCGCGCGCGACAGCGCGCCAGAGCCGCCGAACACCGGCGGGCGGCGCATCAGCGCAGCGGGGCGACCGACGGCGGGTTCGGGCGCGGTCGCGCCCGCCGCGGAGCCGCCGGCGGGCGTCGCGGGCAGGGGGCGTCCGGGAGCGATCCGCGAGACCGCGCGCCGCAGACGGGCGGGATGTCCGAGCGCGAGGCGTACGAGACGCTCGGGCTCGACCGCACGGCCGACCAAGAGACGGTCAGATCGACCTACCGCGAGCGGGCGAAACGGCTCCACCCGGACGGCGAAGACGGCGATGAGGAGGCGTTCAAGGAGCTGAATCAGGCGTACGAGGCGCTGAAAGAGTAG
- the pdxS gene encoding pyridoxal 5'-phosphate synthase lyase subunit PdxS encodes MAEATDLADLKRGTDLIKRGFAQMQKGGVIMDVVTREQARVAEDAGAVAVMALEAVPADIRKRGGVARMPDPGNVTEIIDEVSIPVMGKSRIGHRKEAEILESLGVDMIDESEVLTPADDEYHIDKREFASPFVCGARDLPEALRRIREGAAMIRTKGEAGTGDVNQAVQHQRTIKNQIRTLTGLNHEEREAWARDHGAPRDLVHETAEAGRLPVVNFAAGGIATPADAALMMYHGCDGIFVGSGIFGAEDPVEMGTAIVEAVNNWDDPDELAEIASGIGKGMKGQSNADMKDEEKLQGRGV; translated from the coding sequence ATGGCAGAGGCCACGGATCTGGCAGATCTGAAGCGGGGGACCGACCTGATCAAGCGCGGCTTCGCGCAGATGCAGAAGGGCGGCGTCATCATGGACGTTGTCACCCGCGAACAGGCGCGGGTCGCCGAGGACGCCGGCGCGGTCGCGGTGATGGCGCTGGAAGCGGTCCCGGCCGACATCCGCAAGCGCGGCGGCGTCGCCCGGATGCCCGACCCCGGTAACGTCACCGAGATCATCGACGAGGTCTCCATCCCGGTGATGGGGAAATCGCGCATCGGCCACCGCAAGGAGGCGGAGATCTTAGAGTCGCTCGGCGTCGACATGATCGACGAGTCGGAGGTGCTCACGCCCGCCGACGACGAGTACCACATCGACAAGCGCGAGTTCGCGTCCCCGTTCGTCTGCGGTGCCCGCGACCTCCCCGAGGCGCTCCGGCGGATCCGCGAGGGCGCGGCGATGATCCGGACGAAGGGCGAGGCCGGAACCGGCGACGTGAATCAGGCCGTCCAACACCAGCGCACCATCAAAAACCAGATCCGGACGCTCACCGGACTCAACCACGAGGAGCGCGAGGCGTGGGCCCGCGATCACGGTGCCCCCCGCGATCTGGTCCACGAGACCGCGGAGGCCGGGCGGCTTCCCGTCGTCAACTTCGCCGCGGGCGGCATCGCGACGCCCGCCGACGCCGCATTGATGATGTACCACGGCTGTGACGGCATCTTCGTCGGCTCCGGTATCTTCGGCGCGGAGGACCCCGTGGAGATGGGGACGGCCATCGTCGAGGCCGTCAACAACTGGGACGACCCCGACGAGCTGGCCGAGATCGCGAGCGGGATCGGGAAGGGCATGAAAGGGCAGTCGAACGCAGACATGAAGGACGAAGAAAAACTCCAAGGCCGCGGCGTCTAA
- a CDS encoding heavy metal translocating P-type ATPase, with amino-acid sequence MTSCTLCDLPTGADPHTAADVDGEFCCRGCLAVARSLDDVDDLDEVEERRPDAEPDEDFDGETAFFHVDGMHCATCESFLEMTAGEQSGVAAAEASYATDTIRVDYDPDAVTEAELPDRLSVAGYTASDRADPDPDGDGAAVVRFLIGGGFFGMMAMLWYVLFLYPTYFGYDPILDIGGVSGTYLFAQVWVFASIVLFYTGYPILRGAYVSLRARQPNMDLLVSLAAVSSYAYSTLAMFLGRTDLYFDVTIAVILVVTAGNHYESRIKRRATGVLSDLTAAGDREARTESGETVPVDAVEPGDHLLVRPGERVPVDGTVVSGTAAVDEALVTGESLPATKREGDAVRGGTVVTDAPVVVEVGEDATSTLDTLVRLLWEIQSSRSGVQRLVDKIATVFVPLVVVVAALAAGATFALGGSPTDAALVGLTVLIVSCPCALGLATPLAIAAGIRDAARRGIVIVSDAVFEDADDVDTVVLDKTGTLTDGEMRLLDTVTLDGQSADASTGDTEPAAAADVRRRAAAVERASPHPVAEAIVEGVAASGGGADDSDGRPTATDGGAAATAEAGDLGSASVPSAAAVEVTDRGVSGRVDDAEVVVGHRSLFDGASWRVPDALREAGEAAERDGNVPAYVGWDGAVRGVLVVGDEVRDGWEAVVDDLAADGRRVVVLTGDAPAAARRFEAHAAIDEVFAEVPPEAKAETVRRLAATERVAMVGDGSNDAPALAAADIGVSIASGTDLAADAADAVLLEDRLSAIPELFAVTRGTNRRLKQNLGWAFCYNAVAIPMAVTGVLNPLLAALAMATSSILVVTNSARNVVSE; translated from the coding sequence ATGACCAGTTGCACGCTCTGTGACCTGCCGACGGGAGCCGATCCCCACACCGCCGCCGACGTCGACGGCGAGTTCTGCTGTCGCGGCTGCCTCGCCGTCGCGCGCTCGCTCGACGATGTCGACGACCTCGACGAGGTCGAGGAGCGCCGGCCGGACGCGGAGCCCGACGAGGACTTCGACGGAGAGACGGCCTTCTTCCACGTCGACGGGATGCACTGTGCGACCTGCGAATCGTTCTTAGAGATGACCGCTGGCGAGCAGTCGGGCGTCGCGGCCGCCGAGGCCAGCTACGCCACGGACACGATCCGCGTCGACTACGACCCCGACGCCGTGACCGAAGCGGAGCTTCCCGACCGGCTGTCGGTCGCCGGGTACACCGCGAGCGACCGGGCGGACCCGGACCCCGACGGCGACGGTGCGGCGGTCGTGCGGTTCCTCATCGGCGGCGGATTTTTCGGGATGATGGCGATGCTGTGGTACGTCCTCTTTCTGTACCCGACCTACTTCGGTTACGACCCGATCCTCGACATCGGCGGCGTCTCGGGGACGTACCTGTTCGCGCAGGTGTGGGTGTTCGCTTCCATCGTGCTGTTTTACACCGGGTATCCGATACTCAGGGGAGCCTACGTCAGCCTCCGCGCACGCCAGCCGAACATGGATCTTCTGGTGTCGCTCGCGGCGGTGAGTTCGTACGCCTACAGCACGCTCGCGATGTTCCTCGGCCGGACCGATCTCTACTTCGACGTGACGATCGCCGTCATCCTCGTCGTCACCGCCGGTAACCACTACGAGTCGCGGATCAAGCGGCGGGCGACCGGCGTCCTCAGCGACCTGACGGCCGCGGGCGACCGCGAGGCCCGCACCGAGTCGGGCGAGACGGTTCCGGTGGACGCGGTCGAGCCGGGAGATCACCTGTTGGTCCGCCCCGGCGAGCGCGTGCCGGTCGACGGGACCGTCGTCTCCGGGACCGCCGCCGTCGACGAGGCGCTCGTCACGGGTGAGTCGCTACCGGCGACGAAACGCGAGGGCGACGCCGTGCGCGGCGGCACGGTGGTGACGGACGCGCCCGTCGTCGTCGAGGTCGGCGAGGACGCCACGAGCACGCTCGACACCCTCGTTCGCCTCTTGTGGGAGATACAGAGTTCCCGGTCCGGGGTCCAGCGGCTCGTCGACAAGATCGCGACCGTGTTCGTCCCGCTCGTCGTCGTCGTCGCGGCCCTCGCCGCGGGCGCGACGTTCGCCCTCGGCGGCTCGCCGACCGACGCCGCGCTCGTTGGGCTCACGGTGCTCATCGTGTCGTGTCCCTGCGCGCTCGGGCTCGCGACGCCGCTCGCGATCGCCGCCGGCATCCGCGACGCCGCGCGCCGCGGGATCGTGATCGTCTCCGACGCCGTCTTCGAGGACGCCGACGACGTCGACACGGTCGTCCTCGACAAGACCGGGACGCTCACCGACGGCGAGATGCGGCTGCTCGACACGGTGACGCTGGACGGACAGTCGGCTGACGCGTCCACAGGAGACACCGAGCCGGCCGCCGCCGCCGACGTCCGTCGCCGCGCCGCCGCCGTCGAGCGCGCCTCGCCGCACCCGGTCGCCGAGGCGATAGTCGAGGGCGTCGCGGCGAGCGGCGGCGGGGCGGACGATTCTGACGGCCGTCCGACGGCGACAGACGGCGGCGCGGCGGCGACGGCCGAGGCCGGAGATCTCGGGTCGGCATCGGTCCCGTCCGCCGCCGCCGTCGAGGTGACAGACCGGGGCGTCTCGGGCCGCGTCGACGACGCCGAGGTCGTCGTCGGCCACCGGTCGCTTTTCGACGGCGCGTCGTGGCGGGTTCCCGACGCGCTTCGCGAGGCCGGCGAGGCGGCCGAACGCGACGGCAACGTCCCGGCGTACGTCGGCTGGGACGGCGCGGTCCGAGGGGTCCTCGTCGTCGGCGACGAGGTCCGCGACGGGTGGGAGGCCGTGGTGGACGACCTCGCTGCCGACGGCCGGCGCGTCGTCGTGCTCACCGGCGACGCGCCCGCTGCGGCCCGGCGGTTCGAGGCGCACGCGGCCATCGACGAGGTGTTCGCCGAGGTCCCGCCGGAGGCGAAAGCCGAGACGGTGCGGCGGCTCGCCGCGACGGAGCGTGTCGCCATGGTCGGCGACGGGAGCAACGACGCGCCGGCGCTCGCGGCCGCCGACATCGGCGTCTCGATAGCGAGCGGGACCGACTTGGCGGCCGACGCCGCGGACGCCGTCTTACTCGAAGACCGGCTCTCCGCGATTCCGGAGCTGTTCGCCGTCACGCGCGGGACGAACCGCCGGCTCAAACAGAACCTCGGCTGGGCGTTCTGTTACAACGCGGTCGCGATTCCCATGGCCGTCACGGGCGTCCTCAACCCCCTTCTCGCGGCGCTCGCGATGGCGACGAGCAGCATCCTCGTGGTGACGAACTCGGCCCGTAACGTGGTCTCGGAGTGA
- a CDS encoding cytochrome c oxidase subunit II, which produces MHIHAYEKLWLACSVLLILLLIGTVTYGAVGPGIAMVADDEQPIDSQNLDQTERFANPGVEQVGENEYAAYVVAYQFGFTPDPIVVPEDSTVTFYVTSRDVTHGFEVAGTNANTMVIPGEISTLTVETEEPKEYGLLCNEYCGAGHHVMEGKVNVVSQSEFESQQGGDSQ; this is translated from the coding sequence ATGCACATACACGCCTACGAGAAGCTCTGGCTCGCGTGCTCCGTCCTGTTGATCCTGCTTCTCATCGGTACGGTCACGTACGGAGCCGTCGGCCCGGGCATCGCGATGGTGGCGGACGACGAGCAGCCGATCGACTCGCAGAACCTCGACCAGACCGAGCGATTCGCCAACCCCGGCGTCGAGCAGGTCGGCGAAAACGAGTACGCGGCGTACGTCGTCGCCTACCAGTTCGGGTTCACCCCGGATCCGATTGTCGTCCCCGAAGACAGCACGGTGACGTTCTATGTCACCTCTAGGGATGTGACGCACGGCTTCGAGGTCGCCGGAACGAACGCGAACACCATGGTCATTCCGGGCGAGATCTCGACGCTCACCGTCGAGACCGAGGAACCAAAGGAGTACGGCCTCCTCTGTAACGAATACTGCGGCGCTGGGCACCACGTGATGGAGGGGAAAGTCAACGTGGTCTCACAGTCCGAGTTCGAGTCTCAACAGGGAGGTGACAGCCAATGA
- a CDS encoding b(o/a)3-type cytochrome-c oxidase subunit 1: MSEALEGDRSFIDKYPEEARIVRSALLGAFLALTLGAIFGIIQTLHRTGVFRGFISSTDYYTSLTAHGVFLAISFTTFFLVGLYTWALVRSLDRPLINIKITWTWYALMAIGMTMTGISILAGFVDAIEMSADVLFTFYAPLQAHPLFYTGLAVFIVGSWIAGADWFRTFLAWKREHPDERIPLQTFMVLTTMAMWYIASSAVAASVLIFLLPWSLGFIDQVNPTLTRTLFWFFGHPVVYFWLMPAYLLWYTVLPKIAGGRLFSDPLARVVFVLFLLLSTPVGIHHQYLDPGIAEGFKFISMTNTMFLLLPSLLTAFTVVASVEYGARQRGGTGLLGWLTDLPWRKPEFTGMMLAGLMFAAGGFSGMVNAGMNINYMIHNTIWVPGHFHLTVGTAVALTFMAATYWIWPQISNKPIYSRTIGLFQVVVWFIGMALMSNAMHAQGIMGVPRRTAEPEYSGFDYPMMFGGFEELNIQIAIGGTLLFVSTVLFIANLVLTMGNPKVSGLADPLPPALSGPDDAPQVLDNLRLWVGIALTLVVLAYALPLAAIINRGGLLGSGVGSYPVWLGPAFDALVSALTPLADGARDVAAALVGVGK; the protein is encoded by the coding sequence ATGAGCGAGGCGCTCGAAGGCGATCGGAGCTTCATCGATAAGTACCCCGAAGAGGCGCGAATCGTTCGATCCGCGCTGCTCGGGGCGTTCCTCGCGCTCACCCTCGGCGCGATCTTCGGGATCATCCAGACGCTCCACCGAACCGGCGTGTTCCGGGGGTTCATCTCCTCTACCGACTACTACACGTCATTGACCGCACACGGCGTGTTCCTCGCGATCAGCTTCACGACGTTCTTCCTCGTCGGCTTGTACACATGGGCGCTCGTTCGGAGCCTCGACCGGCCGCTCATCAACATCAAGATCACATGGACGTGGTACGCGCTGATGGCGATCGGGATGACGATGACCGGCATCTCCATTCTCGCCGGCTTCGTCGACGCGATCGAGATGAGCGCGGACGTGTTGTTCACCTTCTACGCGCCGCTGCAGGCGCACCCGCTGTTTTACACGGGACTCGCCGTGTTCATCGTCGGATCGTGGATCGCCGGCGCGGACTGGTTCCGGACGTTCCTCGCGTGGAAGCGCGAGCACCCCGACGAGCGGATCCCGCTGCAGACGTTCATGGTGCTGACGACCATGGCGATGTGGTACATCGCGTCGTCGGCGGTCGCGGCGTCCGTGCTGATATTCCTGCTCCCGTGGTCGCTCGGCTTCATCGACCAAGTGAACCCGACGCTCACGCGGACGCTGTTCTGGTTCTTCGGTCACCCCGTCGTGTACTTCTGGTTAATGCCGGCGTACCTGCTCTGGTACACCGTCTTACCCAAAATCGCCGGCGGGCGGCTGTTCAGCGACCCGCTCGCGAGGGTCGTGTTCGTGTTGTTCCTCCTGCTCTCGACGCCGGTCGGGATCCACCACCAGTACCTCGACCCCGGCATCGCGGAGGGATTCAAGTTCATCTCGATGACGAACACGATGTTCCTACTGCTTCCGAGCCTGCTCACGGCGTTCACGGTGGTGGCGAGCGTCGAGTATGGTGCCCGTCAGCGGGGCGGCACCGGGCTGCTCGGCTGGCTCACGGACCTCCCGTGGCGCAAGCCGGAGTTCACCGGGATGATGCTCGCCGGGCTGATGTTCGCGGCCGGCGGGTTCTCCGGGATGGTGAACGCCGGAATGAACATCAACTACATGATCCACAACACGATCTGGGTCCCCGGTCACTTCCACCTCACCGTGGGGACCGCCGTGGCGCTCACGTTCATGGCGGCGACCTACTGGATCTGGCCGCAGATCTCGAACAAACCGATCTACAGCCGGACGATCGGGCTGTTCCAGGTCGTCGTCTGGTTCATCGGCATGGCGCTCATGTCCAACGCCATGCACGCGCAGGGGATCATGGGCGTCCCGCGCCGGACCGCCGAGCCGGAGTACTCCGGCTTCGACTACCCGATGATGTTCGGCGGGTTCGAGGAACTCAACATCCAGATCGCGATTGGCGGGACGCTGCTTTTCGTCTCGACAGTGCTGTTCATCGCGAACCTCGTGCTCACGATGGGGAACCCGAAGGTCTCCGGGCTCGCGGACCCGCTTCCGCCGGCGCTCTCCGGTCCCGACGACGCGCCGCAGGTCCTCGACAACCTCCGGCTGTGGGTCGGCATCGCGCTCACCCTCGTCGTCCTCGCGTACGCGCTCCCGCTCGCGGCGATCATCAACCGCGGCGGGCTCCTCGGGTCTGGGGTCGGCTCGTATCCCGTGTGGCTCGGGCCCGCGTTCGACGCGCTGGTGAGCGCCCTGACTCCGCTCGCTGACGGAGCACGCGACGTGGCGGCCGCGCTCGTGGGGGTGGGCAAATGA